The following proteins are co-located in the Paludibaculum fermentans genome:
- a CDS encoding type II toxin-antitoxin system RelB/DinJ family antitoxin: MSTTMIHVRVDEKTKQRATKTLAAMGISVSDAVRMLLVRVVAEKALPFEVKVPNATTVKAMRAADKGQGKRQKSGDTLFKDLGI, encoded by the coding sequence ATGTCGACCACGATGATCCACGTTCGCGTGGACGAGAAGACAAAGCAAAGAGCCACGAAGACACTTGCGGCCATGGGCATCTCCGTATCCGATGCGGTCCGCATGCTGTTGGTCCGGGTGGTGGCGGAGAAGGCGCTGCCCTTTGAAGTGAAGGTCCCGAACGCGACCACGGTGAAGGCGATGCGCGCTGCCGACAAGGGCCAGGGCAAACGCCAGAAGTCCGGCGATACGCTGTTCAAAGACCTGGGCATCTAG
- a CDS encoding IS110 family RNA-guided transposase, with the protein MNTLYYLGLDVHKKTIGYCLKLVDGSIVAEGTVSTQRKSLEAWLRQLPKPWCGAMEATLFTGWIYDFLLPHAKSLQVAHPAMLKAISASKKKNDKVDARKLADLLRCNLLPVCYMAPPGLRELRRLLRYRSLMVRQAVRMKNKTAGLLMEVGAEYNKEKLHQAGYFRDLLETVEEVPDSVKDLLKISRGAAELFDEAQRRLVLGLLRNPLLKQRVERLRSIRGVGEILALTWAVEVGEPSRFPTVGHALSYCGLTSAQISSAGKEQRAPISKQRNKHLQTILIEAAKVAPLWNPQLKLVHEREKNRGNPNRATLAVARKLVAYLLAVDRSGQQFQPRAIAEKESRCLEEQVEMPAK; encoded by the coding sequence ATGAATACCTTGTACTATCTCGGCCTCGATGTGCACAAGAAGACCATCGGCTACTGCCTCAAACTTGTCGACGGCTCCATCGTCGCCGAGGGCACGGTGAGCACACAACGGAAATCACTGGAGGCTTGGCTTCGCCAACTCCCCAAACCTTGGTGTGGGGCGATGGAGGCAACCTTGTTTACGGGCTGGATCTACGACTTCCTGCTGCCTCATGCCAAGTCGCTCCAGGTCGCGCACCCGGCCATGCTGAAGGCAATTTCTGCTTCCAAGAAGAAGAACGACAAAGTCGATGCCCGCAAGCTGGCGGACCTGCTGCGATGCAACCTCCTGCCGGTATGCTACATGGCGCCACCGGGGTTGCGGGAACTGCGCCGTCTGCTCCGGTACCGGAGTTTGATGGTACGCCAGGCGGTCCGCATGAAGAACAAGACGGCGGGCCTGCTGATGGAAGTGGGGGCCGAGTACAACAAAGAAAAGCTCCATCAAGCCGGCTATTTCCGAGACTTGCTGGAGACTGTCGAAGAAGTGCCCGATTCCGTGAAAGATCTGCTGAAGATCAGTCGCGGGGCTGCCGAGCTATTCGATGAGGCGCAACGGCGGCTGGTGCTGGGCCTTTTGCGCAATCCGCTTCTCAAGCAACGAGTCGAGCGGCTGAGGAGCATCCGCGGCGTCGGAGAGATTCTGGCATTGACCTGGGCGGTGGAGGTAGGGGAACCGAGCCGGTTCCCGACGGTGGGGCATGCTCTCAGTTACTGCGGGCTGACGAGCGCACAGATCAGCTCGGCCGGCAAAGAGCAGCGGGCTCCGATTTCGAAACAGCGCAACAAACATTTACAGACGATTTTGATTGAAGCCGCCAAGGTGGCCCCGCTGTGGAACCCGCAGCTCAAACTGGTGCACGAACGGGAAAAGAACCGGGGCAATCCCAACCGAGCCACGTTGGCCGTGGCTCGGAAGCTGGTGGCCTACCTGTTGGCGGTGGATCGCAGCGGCCAGCAATTCCAGCCGCGCGCGATCGCGGAGAAAGAAAGCAGATGCCTGGAGGAGCAGGTTGAGATGCCAGCGAAATAA
- a CDS encoding carboxypeptidase-like regulatory domain-containing protein, with product MIRFISNFAVLLPVVVCCGFLTSAEVVEISGRVVESGSGTPVANARVALFRVTPRSIQVPGGWMSQVPADDANPEGNVFLADTAVDGSFHFRVSSPALLLPLAYAKGFAISSDFTDRSKVVEIPGAGAAPSSLLLSLERESSLSGRVLDKETGDPLSGFAVTARLWAHGAGWGGRTVAAATTDSSGAYVLTGLRAGRYALLVRPPAKPAFTEPLDDQEFRDRVSTGYGRAIYPGVDDFALATPLDISPGSTLEKLDFRLRRSRRGALRGSISVPGDARGAAFELQLFEDQSTLSSLQFDPLARRPALGGERFLIEDLSPGAYTLCASTPQGGRTAPLMACVNLSMDHTTRETADLRPLPDVELQGALRFVEQPPPTQAKGYALLALRPVGRPSFWWDSPVSVPLGASPEGLFPVPPAMPGRYDVEVSGLPPSLAVAGIRWNGAAVTGRRITIDGAAPRQQLELVLTAALATLKVTLKEGRKSAGDWVLLVPDSTPPERILWESRSANADLDGRAVFAALPPGRYRLVALPNDGRPLRDYPMDDRLRAARVVELRPSETVQVEASPH from the coding sequence GTGATCCGCTTCATCTCCAACTTTGCCGTGCTGCTGCCAGTGGTCGTCTGCTGCGGCTTCCTCACCTCCGCGGAGGTGGTCGAAATCTCCGGCCGTGTCGTCGAATCCGGATCCGGAACCCCCGTCGCCAACGCCCGCGTCGCACTCTTCCGCGTCACCCCGCGCAGCATCCAGGTGCCGGGCGGTTGGATGTCGCAGGTGCCGGCGGACGACGCCAACCCCGAGGGCAATGTCTTTCTCGCCGACACCGCCGTCGACGGCAGCTTCCATTTCCGCGTCTCCAGCCCCGCGCTGTTGCTCCCACTCGCCTACGCCAAGGGTTTCGCCATCTCCAGCGACTTCACTGACCGTTCAAAGGTCGTCGAGATCCCCGGCGCCGGAGCCGCGCCCTCTTCCCTCCTTCTCTCTCTGGAGCGCGAGTCCTCCCTCTCGGGCCGCGTTCTGGACAAGGAGACTGGCGATCCCCTCTCCGGCTTCGCCGTCACCGCCCGGCTTTGGGCCCACGGAGCCGGTTGGGGTGGCCGCACGGTCGCGGCCGCCACTACCGATTCCTCGGGTGCCTACGTGCTCACCGGTCTCCGGGCCGGCCGGTACGCGCTCCTGGTCCGGCCGCCCGCGAAGCCGGCCTTCACCGAGCCCCTCGACGACCAGGAGTTCCGCGATCGCGTCTCCACCGGCTACGGCCGGGCCATCTACCCCGGCGTGGACGACTTTGCATTAGCCACCCCCCTGGACATCTCGCCGGGATCCACCCTCGAAAAGCTCGACTTTCGCCTTCGCCGGAGTCGGCGCGGCGCGCTCCGCGGTTCCATATCGGTGCCCGGCGACGCCCGCGGAGCCGCCTTTGAACTCCAACTCTTCGAGGATCAATCCACTCTCTCGTCGCTGCAATTCGACCCGCTGGCCCGCCGTCCCGCTCTCGGTGGGGAGCGTTTTCTCATCGAGGATCTCTCTCCGGGAGCGTACACACTGTGCGCCTCGACCCCGCAGGGCGGGCGCACCGCGCCGCTTATGGCCTGTGTGAACCTCTCCATGGACCACACCACCCGCGAAACCGCCGACCTTCGGCCCTTGCCGGATGTCGAACTGCAGGGCGCCCTCCGCTTCGTGGAGCAGCCGCCGCCCACCCAAGCCAAAGGTTATGCGCTGTTGGCCCTGCGGCCGGTCGGGCGCCCCTCCTTCTGGTGGGACAGTCCGGTGAGTGTCCCTCTCGGCGCCAGCCCCGAAGGCCTCTTCCCTGTGCCGCCCGCCATGCCCGGGCGCTACGACGTCGAAGTGAGCGGCCTGCCGCCCAGCCTGGCCGTAGCCGGAATCCGTTGGAACGGAGCAGCCGTCACCGGGCGCCGCATCACCATCGACGGTGCGGCGCCGCGACAGCAACTGGAGCTCGTGCTAACGGCGGCTCTGGCCACGCTCAAGGTCACGCTCAAGGAGGGAAGAAAGAGCGCGGGCGATTGGGTCCTACTGGTACCGGATTCCACCCCACCAGAGCGCATCCTCTGGGAAAGCCGCTCCGCCAATGCCGATCTGGACGGCCGTGCCGTCTTTGCCGCTCTGCCGCCGGGCCGCTACCGTCTCGTGGCGCTCCCCAACGATGGGCGTCCGCTCAGAGACTATCCGATGGACGACCGCTTGCGCGCGGCCCGTGTCGTCGAACTCCGACCCAGCGAAACCGTCCAGGTCGAAGCATCACCCCATTAG
- a CDS encoding M16 family metallopeptidase, with the protein MRTRILTAAFALASTATLAVSFAQSLPPGVQNKASVGGITEYAYPNGLRVLLFPNPASPKITINVTYLVGSRHEGYGETGMAHLLEHMNFIETTNGRQIKNEIVSRGAAWNGTTSNDRTNYFETVPATPENLKWALSLEADRMVNVKFTKQILDTEMTVVRNEFERGENSPQSILRERVEATAYLWHNYGKSTIGSKDDLEKVPVDRLAAFYRKYYQPDNAVLVITGRLEEAATLAAVNEAFGRIPRPTRVLDQTYTVEPAQDGERYVELRRVGEGQSVVVAYHGPAAGHPDSAALQVLAGIMSGAGGRGPRGGGGSEGRLTKAVVDTHKADAANMSVALLYDPGLITLSASLNKDQSLDEVRKLLISTAEGVITNPPSKEEIERVTTPLLRNLENSLSDPQSIATGALNTAISQGDWRLMFLQHDRLKDISATDVVRVAKAYLKASNRTVGYFIPEAAPDRTVVPATPDLSSILKDYRSTISVKQGEAFDPAPANIESRVVRSKLPNGMRVVMLPKQTDAGMVTAIIELRFGDQSTLAGKNTTAQFAGALLSRGTRSKNREQLADEMRVLNARIQVSGGGGGGFAGGRGRGPAGPSSAPNSAVASITAPADKFVAALRLAVEMLKEPAFAQDEFERIRLPRIKALENVQTEPTQLAAENLQRHLSPWKPGDVLYPATREDQLAETNKVTLEDVKQFHARFYGANYGVFAVTGPVDKAAVLAAATELLGSWNTSMAYQPIKPAFKQAAPLNTKIETPDKANAQFEAGLRFRLSDSDADYPAMLLAGYMFGGPITSHISDRIRNREGLSYGANARVAIPAEGDAALLSGTVSLNPANGPKVEFSFTDELARTLKEGFTAKEVDAAKKAYLDARLVSRSQDAALLAMLASHEQLGRTMKWDEQLEQKIASLTPQQITAAFRKHINAGSLAIVKAGDFKAAGVYQ; encoded by the coding sequence ATGCGTACCAGAATCCTTACCGCCGCTTTCGCCCTTGCTTCGACGGCCACCCTGGCAGTTTCGTTCGCCCAGTCTTTGCCGCCCGGTGTCCAGAATAAGGCGTCCGTGGGCGGGATCACGGAGTATGCCTATCCCAACGGGTTGCGCGTGCTGCTGTTCCCGAATCCGGCCAGCCCGAAGATCACGATCAACGTGACTTACCTGGTGGGTTCGCGGCATGAAGGGTATGGCGAGACCGGCATGGCGCACCTGCTGGAGCACATGAACTTCATCGAAACGACCAACGGGCGGCAGATCAAGAACGAGATCGTCAGCCGGGGTGCGGCGTGGAATGGCACCACGTCCAACGACCGCACCAACTATTTCGAGACCGTTCCTGCCACGCCTGAGAATCTCAAGTGGGCGCTGAGCCTGGAAGCGGACCGCATGGTCAACGTGAAGTTCACGAAGCAGATTCTCGATACGGAGATGACGGTCGTGCGGAATGAGTTTGAGCGCGGCGAGAACAGTCCGCAGAGCATCCTGCGCGAGCGGGTCGAGGCGACCGCTTACCTCTGGCACAACTACGGGAAGTCGACCATTGGGTCGAAGGACGACCTGGAGAAGGTTCCGGTCGATCGGCTGGCGGCGTTCTATCGGAAGTACTACCAGCCGGATAACGCGGTGCTGGTGATAACGGGCCGGTTGGAGGAAGCGGCTACTCTGGCGGCGGTGAACGAGGCGTTTGGCCGGATTCCAAGGCCCACCCGCGTGCTGGATCAGACCTATACCGTGGAGCCCGCGCAGGACGGCGAGCGGTATGTCGAACTGCGCAGGGTTGGAGAGGGGCAGAGCGTCGTCGTTGCCTATCACGGACCGGCGGCCGGGCATCCTGATTCGGCGGCGTTGCAGGTGCTGGCCGGGATCATGAGCGGGGCCGGCGGACGGGGTCCGCGGGGCGGCGGCGGGAGCGAAGGGCGCCTGACCAAGGCGGTCGTCGATACGCACAAGGCGGATGCGGCCAACATGTCAGTGGCGCTGCTGTATGACCCCGGCCTGATCACGCTCTCCGCCAGCCTGAATAAGGATCAGTCGCTGGACGAGGTTCGCAAACTGCTCATCAGCACGGCGGAAGGGGTCATCACGAATCCACCCTCCAAGGAGGAGATTGAGCGGGTCACCACGCCGCTGCTGCGCAACCTCGAGAACAGCCTGTCGGATCCGCAATCCATCGCGACCGGGGCTCTGAATACGGCGATCTCGCAGGGCGACTGGCGGCTGATGTTCCTCCAGCACGACCGGCTGAAGGATATCTCCGCGACGGATGTGGTTCGTGTCGCCAAGGCTTATCTGAAGGCGTCGAACCGGACCGTGGGTTACTTCATCCCCGAGGCTGCGCCGGACCGCACGGTGGTCCCCGCCACGCCCGACCTGTCGAGCATCCTGAAGGATTACAGGAGCACGATCAGCGTGAAGCAGGGCGAGGCCTTCGATCCGGCTCCGGCGAACATTGAGAGCCGGGTGGTGCGGTCCAAGCTGCCCAACGGGATGCGGGTGGTGATGCTGCCCAAGCAGACCGATGCCGGGATGGTGACCGCCATCATCGAGCTGCGCTTTGGAGACCAGTCCACGCTGGCCGGAAAGAACACGACGGCGCAATTCGCCGGGGCGCTGTTGAGTCGCGGGACCAGGTCGAAGAACCGGGAACAACTGGCGGATGAGATGCGTGTGCTGAATGCGCGCATCCAGGTGAGCGGCGGCGGTGGGGGCGGCTTTGCCGGCGGCCGCGGCCGTGGGCCCGCCGGGCCGTCGAGTGCGCCCAATTCGGCCGTGGCCAGCATCACGGCTCCGGCGGATAAGTTTGTGGCCGCGCTGCGGTTGGCGGTGGAGATGTTGAAGGAGCCCGCCTTTGCGCAGGACGAGTTCGAACGGATCCGGCTGCCGCGCATCAAGGCGCTGGAGAATGTCCAGACGGAGCCAACCCAACTTGCGGCGGAGAATCTGCAACGGCACCTGTCGCCCTGGAAGCCGGGCGATGTACTGTATCCCGCGACGCGCGAGGATCAACTGGCCGAGACGAACAAGGTGACCCTGGAGGACGTGAAGCAGTTCCACGCCAGGTTCTATGGAGCGAACTACGGGGTGTTTGCCGTGACGGGCCCCGTGGACAAGGCCGCCGTGCTGGCGGCCGCCACGGAACTGCTGGGGTCCTGGAATACGAGCATGGCGTACCAGCCCATCAAACCGGCGTTCAAGCAGGCCGCTCCGCTGAACACGAAGATTGAGACTCCGGACAAGGCAAACGCGCAGTTCGAGGCGGGCTTGCGGTTCCGCCTGTCCGACAGCGATGCGGACTATCCGGCCATGCTGTTGGCCGGGTATATGTTTGGCGGGCCCATCACTTCGCACATCTCCGACCGGATCCGGAACCGGGAAGGCCTGAGCTACGGGGCGAATGCGCGTGTGGCGATTCCGGCCGAGGGTGATGCCGCGCTGCTGTCCGGCACGGTCAGCCTGAATCCGGCCAACGGTCCGAAGGTGGAGTTCAGCTTTACCGACGAACTGGCGCGGACCCTGAAGGAAGGCTTCACGGCGAAGGAAGTGGATGCCGCCAAAAAAGCCTATCTCGATGCGCGGCTGGTGAGCCGCTCCCAGGATGCCGCCCTGCTGGCGATGCTGGCCAGCCACGAGCAACTTGGACGCACGATGAAGTGGGACGAGCAACTGGAACAGAAGATCGCGAGCCTGACGCCGCAGCAGATCACGGCCGCTTTCCGGAAGCACATCAACGCCGGCAGCCTGGCGATTGTGAAGGCGGGCGACTTCAAGGCCGCCGGGGTTTACCAGTAG
- a CDS encoding amidohydrolase family protein, with translation MTRRELLALSAAGVALGAPSAPLIDTHIHLFEPAAFPYHPQGTYQAPPELLAPYLAFAKAAGISHAILVHPEPYQDDHRFLWHCFDKESPRGFFKGTLLLDPIDPKTLARMEEMVKAHPGRIAALRIHAMNAPGEPPERTGAIRNRDLSDPRIQQAWRKAADLDIAIQMHFLPHHAPEIGALCKAFPQVTVLLDHMGRTGMGTAADLDSVMALAKYPKVYFKYSGWSYFANPAMPVGPVVRRAYQEFGPDRILWGGLGMNAKAHAEAERTFTDHWSFATAGDREKIRGRNAARLFRFA, from the coding sequence ATGACTCGCCGCGAACTGTTGGCCCTGTCAGCCGCTGGAGTGGCGCTGGGCGCTCCCTCCGCACCGCTGATCGACACGCACATCCATCTGTTCGAACCCGCGGCGTTCCCCTACCATCCACAAGGAACCTACCAGGCCCCGCCCGAACTCCTGGCGCCCTATCTGGCCTTCGCCAAAGCGGCCGGAATCTCGCACGCCATTCTGGTCCACCCCGAGCCCTACCAGGACGACCACCGCTTCCTGTGGCATTGTTTCGACAAAGAATCGCCGCGCGGCTTCTTCAAGGGGACGCTCCTCCTCGACCCGATCGATCCTAAGACGCTGGCCCGCATGGAAGAGATGGTCAAGGCACATCCGGGCAGGATCGCCGCCCTGCGAATCCATGCCATGAACGCACCCGGAGAACCGCCCGAGAGGACCGGGGCCATCCGCAACCGCGACCTCTCGGACCCGCGCATCCAACAGGCCTGGCGCAAAGCGGCCGACCTGGACATCGCCATCCAGATGCACTTCCTGCCGCATCACGCACCCGAAATCGGGGCCCTCTGCAAAGCGTTCCCCCAGGTGACCGTCCTGCTCGACCACATGGGACGCACGGGCATGGGCACTGCGGCCGATCTGGACTCCGTGATGGCATTGGCCAAGTACCCGAAGGTCTACTTCAAGTACTCCGGTTGGAGCTACTTCGCGAACCCGGCGATGCCGGTTGGGCCGGTCGTCCGGCGCGCATACCAGGAGTTCGGACCGGACCGAATCCTATGGGGCGGCCTGGGCATGAACGCCAAGGCCCATGCCGAAGCGGAGCGCACCTTTACTGACCACTGGAGCTTCGCCACGGCAGGCGATCGCGAAAAGATCCGGGGCCGCAATGCTGCCCGGCTCTTCCGTTTCGCCTGA
- a CDS encoding type II toxin-antitoxin system YafQ family toxin, whose translation MRNPITGAQFGRDVKLARKRGKDMAKLHDVILLLIEGSPLPSRYKDHTLGGEWKHFRDCHIQPDWLLIYKIEGEDLYLVRTGTHSDLF comes from the coding sequence GTGCGGAACCCGATCACGGGCGCACAGTTCGGGCGCGATGTGAAACTCGCTCGAAAGCGCGGCAAGGACATGGCGAAGTTGCACGACGTCATCCTGCTGCTGATTGAGGGAAGTCCGTTGCCGTCGCGCTACAAGGACCATACTCTTGGCGGAGAATGGAAGCACTTCCGCGACTGCCACATCCAACCGGATTGGCTGCTGATCTACAAGATTGAGGGCGAGGACCTTTACCTCGTTCGCACGGGAACGCACTCGGATCTGTTCTGA
- a CDS encoding erythromycin esterase family protein gives MIQKVQSCLFTVALLLAAPAHADDAPNRLTCLSAASFQPTAAPDSRVSAFGTNLAASTESATHAQLAESLAGTSVTVEDAAGDVRMAGILFASPSQVDFVLPSETSIGIATIVLRNAAGDSLQGSLLVQKVAPGLFSANQNGRGPAMADATGSVGGVQTSLPVVQFDETYRRYRTVPLDLTASDGGITVSLYGTGARAAETLTAKLGVQDVEVIAFAPYDGHPGMDKVDILIPPSLANRGTASLQLTADGVPSNSVTLSALHYQYANLGFENVTFNGTPWYWNYAGTGYSLAFDSSVHRSGKKSLRIKNTFANEPAMGFAYEVLPLDNTIVAARGKNLRVSAWIKTSKMTRGSAGLMLLIDGPSERLSTDTAACASGTSDWQFCTIERIVDPEAAFWYLVLTQTGDGTAWFDDLEFSVDDVVYPDNPPLSGEPTTNQLEWVQSTASPFLTADAGNGFDDLAWVKGLVGDAKIVGLGESTHGTSEFFRMKHRLFEYLATNMGFTVLAVEAGMPEAYRLNDYLLNGVGDPVSLIRGMQVWRWNTEEILDMVRWMREFNESGKGRLQFAGFDMQLVSGAIRNVLPFLERADPAFYSTAISAYAEAQVLNDAFYREVISSTRGIPVAAAVISVRQHLQEHRSDYLMNFDARTVDWALQNAIIVEQATQIAYGGISREQAMAANIEWILQQNPGAKMVVWAHNNHIARSSYGPRLGAYLDRAHGVDYLPIAQLLHSGYYNAKAEGDPGAYYAQLSTPGTLEYVLHSTGMPMLALDLRKVATDDPASSWLLRDMEIRSTGLYPSQLWTQTGTLTCDFDAVIFFEHTTPSKLLP, from the coding sequence ATGATTCAAAAGGTACAGAGTTGCCTCTTCACCGTCGCCTTGCTGCTGGCGGCGCCCGCGCATGCCGATGACGCGCCGAACAGGCTTACCTGTCTCTCCGCAGCTAGCTTTCAGCCCACCGCCGCTCCAGATTCCCGGGTTAGCGCCTTCGGCACGAACCTTGCCGCTTCCACGGAATCCGCAACGCACGCGCAACTGGCGGAATCGCTTGCGGGGACCTCGGTGACAGTGGAAGACGCTGCCGGCGACGTGCGGATGGCTGGCATCCTGTTCGCGTCCCCGTCTCAGGTCGACTTCGTCCTCCCGAGTGAGACCAGCATCGGGATCGCCACCATTGTGCTGCGAAACGCGGCCGGCGACTCCCTTCAGGGCTCGCTGCTCGTCCAGAAAGTGGCGCCGGGGCTCTTCTCCGCCAATCAAAACGGCAGAGGCCCGGCGATGGCCGATGCTACCGGCTCCGTCGGCGGGGTGCAGACCTCGCTGCCAGTGGTTCAGTTCGACGAGACGTATCGGCGATACCGGACCGTCCCTCTGGATCTCACCGCTTCGGACGGAGGCATCACTGTCTCCCTCTACGGGACCGGCGCACGCGCGGCCGAGACACTGACGGCGAAGCTGGGCGTCCAAGATGTCGAAGTGATCGCCTTTGCTCCCTATGACGGGCACCCCGGCATGGATAAGGTCGATATTCTCATTCCGCCCAGCCTGGCGAATCGCGGCACGGCCTCCCTCCAGTTGACGGCCGACGGCGTGCCATCCAATTCCGTGACCCTCTCGGCGCTGCACTACCAGTACGCCAATCTCGGGTTCGAGAACGTGACTTTCAACGGAACACCATGGTATTGGAACTATGCGGGAACTGGCTATAGCCTGGCGTTCGACAGCTCCGTGCATCGTTCCGGTAAGAAGAGCTTGCGGATCAAGAACACCTTCGCGAACGAACCCGCGATGGGCTTTGCCTATGAAGTGCTGCCGCTGGACAACACGATTGTTGCGGCGCGCGGCAAGAATCTTCGCGTCAGCGCCTGGATCAAGACCTCCAAAATGACACGAGGCTCGGCCGGGCTTATGCTCCTCATCGACGGTCCTTCCGAGCGGCTCTCGACTGACACTGCCGCGTGTGCCAGCGGAACTTCGGATTGGCAATTCTGCACGATTGAGCGGATCGTCGATCCCGAGGCGGCCTTCTGGTATTTGGTGCTTACGCAAACTGGCGACGGCACGGCGTGGTTCGACGATCTGGAATTCTCCGTCGACGATGTGGTGTACCCCGATAATCCACCCCTCAGCGGCGAGCCTACTACCAACCAGTTGGAGTGGGTGCAATCGACGGCAAGTCCGTTTCTGACCGCCGACGCCGGAAACGGCTTCGACGACTTGGCCTGGGTGAAGGGGTTGGTGGGAGACGCCAAAATCGTGGGCCTGGGAGAAAGCACGCACGGAACCAGCGAGTTCTTCCGCATGAAGCACAGGTTATTTGAGTACCTGGCAACCAACATGGGCTTCACCGTCCTGGCCGTCGAAGCCGGCATGCCCGAGGCATACCGGCTCAACGACTACCTCCTCAACGGCGTCGGCGATCCGGTGAGCCTGATTCGGGGGATGCAGGTTTGGAGGTGGAACACAGAGGAAATCCTGGACATGGTCCGGTGGATGCGTGAGTTTAATGAATCTGGCAAAGGGCGGCTCCAGTTTGCCGGGTTTGATATGCAACTCGTCTCGGGCGCCATCCGGAATGTGCTGCCGTTCCTGGAACGGGCTGACCCCGCTTTCTATTCGACGGCCATCTCTGCCTATGCGGAAGCGCAGGTGCTAAATGACGCCTTCTACCGGGAAGTCATCTCCAGCACCAGAGGAATTCCCGTCGCGGCCGCGGTTATCTCGGTCCGGCAACATCTCCAGGAGCACCGTTCGGACTACCTGATGAACTTCGATGCCCGCACCGTCGATTGGGCCCTTCAAAACGCGATCATCGTCGAACAGGCAACGCAGATCGCATACGGCGGGATATCGCGCGAACAGGCCATGGCTGCGAATATTGAGTGGATTCTGCAACAGAACCCCGGTGCGAAAATGGTGGTGTGGGCACACAACAATCACATTGCCAGGAGTTCCTATGGGCCCCGCTTGGGGGCTTATCTGGACCGAGCCCACGGTGTCGACTATCTACCCATTGCTCAACTCCTCCATTCCGGGTACTATAACGCCAAGGCGGAGGGCGACCCGGGTGCGTACTATGCCCAGCTTTCCACCCCTGGCACTCTGGAATACGTACTGCATTCCACCGGCATGCCGATGCTGGCACTCGACCTGCGAAAAGTCGCCACCGACGATCCGGCATCTTCGTGGTTGTTGCGAGATATGGAAATCCGCAGTACCGGCCTGTACCCCTCCCAGCTCTGGACTCAGACGGGCACGCTGACATGTGATTTTGACGCGGTCATCTTCTTCGAACACACGACACCGTCCAAGCTGCTGCCCTGA
- a CDS encoding RNA ligase RtcB family protein — translation MTHETCEVRLVASPSNWIEGAAVQQLEKTATLPGMRLAVGLPDLHPGKGSPIGATFFAEGCLYPALVGNDIGCGIGLWQTGLSARNRKLETWADRLRDLDRPWDGGIPQLLAARGIAPGPQDHTLGTIGGGNHFAELQQLENLVHPAACAELGLQAGALYLCVHSGSRGLGEAILREHVDRHGFGGLPEGTPEAAAYLARHDQARHWASANREVIAARILECLRTEGTRLLDLSHNWVERVDLAGTSGWLHRKGAAPSTQGPVIIPGSRGAFTYLVRPLHPSATSGYSLAHGAGRKWSRSDSRGRLEKRFTAKDLTRTELGSQVICEDKELLYEEAPQAYKNINVVIQDLVDAGLAEVLAILRPVITYKVRR, via the coding sequence TTGACTCACGAAACGTGTGAAGTCCGGCTCGTCGCCTCGCCATCCAATTGGATCGAAGGCGCAGCCGTGCAGCAGTTGGAAAAGACGGCCACACTCCCGGGCATGCGGCTCGCAGTGGGCCTGCCGGATTTGCATCCGGGCAAGGGGAGCCCCATCGGGGCCACCTTCTTCGCCGAGGGATGTCTCTACCCGGCTTTGGTAGGCAATGACATCGGGTGCGGCATCGGTCTGTGGCAGACCGGGCTCAGCGCCCGCAACCGAAAACTCGAAACCTGGGCGGACCGCCTGCGCGACCTCGACCGGCCCTGGGATGGCGGCATCCCGCAGCTCCTCGCCGCGCGGGGCATCGCGCCCGGCCCGCAGGATCACACGCTGGGCACCATCGGCGGAGGCAACCACTTCGCCGAACTCCAGCAGCTCGAGAATCTCGTCCATCCGGCCGCCTGCGCGGAGCTCGGCCTGCAAGCGGGCGCGCTGTATCTGTGCGTGCACAGCGGCTCGCGCGGCCTGGGCGAGGCGATCCTGCGCGAGCACGTCGACCGGCACGGTTTCGGAGGGCTGCCGGAAGGCACCCCCGAGGCCGCGGCCTACCTCGCTCGGCACGATCAGGCCAGGCATTGGGCCTCGGCCAATCGCGAGGTCATCGCCGCTCGCATCCTGGAGTGCCTGCGCACCGAAGGAACCCGCCTGCTCGATCTCAGCCATAACTGGGTGGAGCGCGTGGATCTCGCCGGCACGTCCGGCTGGCTCCATCGCAAGGGCGCCGCGCCGTCCACGCAAGGCCCGGTCATCATCCCGGGCTCACGCGGAGCGTTCACCTATCTCGTCCGGCCGCTCCATCCCAGCGCAACGAGCGGCTACTCCCTGGCCCACGGAGCCGGCCGCAAATGGTCCCGCTCCGACAGCCGTGGACGGCTCGAGAAACGCTTCACCGCGAAGGACCTCACCCGCACGGAACTCGGCAGTCAGGTGATCTGCGAAGACAAGGAGTTGCTCTATGAAGAAGCGCCGCAGGCGTACAAGAACATCAATGTCGTCATCCAGGATCTGGTCGACGCCGGGCTGGCCGAGGTGCTGGCCATCCTGCGTCCTGTGATCACGTACAAGGTGCGCCGATGA